From Neosynechococcus sphagnicola sy1, one genomic window encodes:
- a CDS encoding V-type ATP synthase subunit D, with translation MAKIAFNKGALKAQKDQIDIYEKFLPSLELKKTQLLLEVNRARQQLGKAQQKLAVQHQQLQNWVALLSSTPLELSGLVTLVGWERHQENLAGLRVPALGEIHFHLRPYTRLGSPAWVDALVEALQQVARMRLEVSVLEERVHLIDQALRKVTQRINLFEKVLIPDAKENMRTIRLFLSDAERTAVARSKLAKAKLEKAFVANQAALSNPTEPMFIAEEG, from the coding sequence TAAGATTGCATTTAACAAAGGGGCGCTGAAAGCTCAAAAAGATCAGATTGATATCTACGAGAAGTTTTTACCTTCCTTAGAACTGAAAAAGACGCAGCTGCTGCTTGAAGTCAATCGGGCAAGGCAGCAGCTGGGGAAGGCGCAGCAAAAACTAGCAGTGCAACATCAGCAATTGCAGAATTGGGTGGCGTTGTTGAGCAGTACCCCCCTGGAACTGTCTGGATTGGTGACCCTCGTGGGGTGGGAACGTCATCAGGAAAACCTAGCAGGATTGAGAGTTCCGGCCTTAGGGGAAATTCATTTTCACCTGCGACCTTACACCCGCCTGGGTTCCCCAGCCTGGGTGGATGCCCTGGTGGAAGCCTTGCAACAGGTGGCGCGGATGCGGCTCGAAGTTAGCGTCCTCGAAGAAAGGGTTCACCTGATCGACCAGGCACTGCGGAAAGTCACCCAGCGAATTAACCTGTTTGAAAAAGTTCTGATCCCAGATGCCAAAGAAAATATGCGAACCATTCGCTTGTTCCTGTCTGATGCGGAACGGACGGCGGTGGCACGGTCTAAGTTGGCCAAAGCAAAACTAGAAAAAGCCTTTGTGGCCAATCAGGCCGCTCTGTCGAATCCAACAGAGCCGATGTTTATTGCAGAAGAGGGTTAG